The Deinococcota bacterium DNA window CCCGCCTCGGGCAGGTAGCCGAGGCGGTAGAGCGCCATCAGCTTTAGCTCTTCGGGCACCTTGAGCAGGCCTCCGATCTCCTCCCAGGCCGCGGGGACCTCCATCGGCGCCGAAATAAACTGGATGCCCATGCCGAGGCTGGCGACCAGGAGCCAGATGTTCTCCACCGCCGCGCCCAGGCCGAAGAGCGAGTAGAAACCCGACAGCGCCTCCGGCTTGTACTCGCGCTTGTCGAGAAGGACCGCCAAGACGAGCGGCGAGCCCGCCACCAGCTTGCGGTTGTCCTCGGCCAAGAGCCTGGGCACGCCGATCTTGGTCATCAGTCGGGTCCCCTGCGGGCTCAAGGCGCCTTTGATGAAGGGCTTGAGCGGCGCGGGCAGGTGGTCGATCAGGATGCCGTCGCGGCGTGCGGCCATCTCGCCCTCACTGAAGCGGAAGTAGGGCCGATAGCGTTCCCAGAAGAGGCCCTGCTCGAGGAGGCGGCGCATCGAGCGCCCGGAAATCCCGGCGATCGTTTCGATGGTCTCGCGCCTTTCGATGAGGATAAAGCGCCAGGGCTGCGAGTTGAAGTGGCTGGGCGCCGCGCCCGCGGCCGTGATAAGTAGATGCTGGTGTTCCAGCGTGACCGGGTCGGGCCGAAAGGCGGTGTTGGTGGTTTTGCGCGCGAAGATAGCCTCAAGAATATCCACAGCGTCCCCCTAGCACAGCAAGCCAAAGCTCACAAGATGACCGCCCAGCCCGAGCAGCGCCAGCCCCACATGCCGGCGGCTACCGCCCCTGGCCCCCGGAAAGAGCGCCAAGGCCAGCGCCACCACGGCGAGGCCGAGGGCGTGGGGCAGGAGACCCCACGCGGCCTGGCCAAGGGCCAGGAGCGTCGCCAAGGCGCTCAAGCCGTAGAGGGCGTGATGAACCCCGTGAAGACGCTGGGTACCGCGCCAGCGCCGCCACGTCGCCAGCCCGAGAAGCAGGTTGAAGCCGTAGAGCGAGGCGGCGAGAGTGGCGAGCGGCAGCCCGGGGGTCACACTATCCAGTATAGCCAGCGTCTCAAGGAGAGACCGTAAGCGCCATTCGCCTGGCGACTCGCCTTTCCGCCCCGTCCTGTTAGAGTGGAGCCTCGGGCCGCCCTCGGCCCCAGGAGGCAACCATGAAAGAACAAACCATGAAAGAGCAAAAGGAACGACTTCTCGCGCTACGGGGGTATCTTTGACGTCGCTGGCAAAAGGGCGCGGCTGGAAGCGCTCGAGCCCGAGCTGAACAACCCCAAGCTCTGGGACGACCCCGAGAACGCTCGGCTGGTCAGCCGGGAGGCGGCGCGCCTGCGCCGGGTGGTCGGTGATTACTCGCGTCTCGAAGGCGACATTGAGGGCCTCGCCGAGCTCCTCGACATGGCCTCGGAGGAAGAAAAGGAAGAGCTCGAGGGGGAAGGGCAGGCCATAGACGCCACCCTGGACGCCCTCTACCGCGAGACGCTCTTTTCGGGGGATTACGACGACGCCGCGGCGATTGTGACCGTCAAACCCGGCGCGGGCGGCACCGAGTCCTCGGACTGGGCGGGCATGCTCTTGCGGATGTACCGCCGCTTCGCCGAGCGCCAGGGCTTCACCGTCGAGATTTTGGACGTGGTCACCAACGAGGCTTCGGGCGGCGGCGTCGACTACGCCCAGTTCATCGTGCGCGGCGAGCGGGCCTTTGGCCTCTTGCACGTCGAGGGCGGCGTCCACCGGCTGGTGCGGGTGAGTCCCTTCGACGCCCAGAACCGCCGCCACACCTCCTTTGCCTCGGTCGAGGTCATGCCCGAGATCGACGACGCCATCGAGCTCGCCATCGACCCCAAGGACGTCCGCGTCGACGTCTACCGCTCGTCCGGCCCCGGCGGCCAGTCGGTCAACACCACCGACTCGGCGGTGCGGGTGGTCTACAAGCCGGGCAGCTCGGACGAGATAGTGGTGACCTGCCAAGACGGCAAGTCGCAGATCAAGAACCGTGAGAAGGCCATGACCGTCTTGAGAAGTCGTCTTTTCGAGCGCGAGGAGCGCAAGCGCCTAGACGAGCAGATGCAGGTGAGGGGCGTTCAAAAGGCGATCGAA harbors:
- a CDS encoding nitroreductase family protein — protein: MDILEAIFARKTTNTAFRPDPVTLEHQHLLITAAGAAPSHFNSQPWRFILIERRETIETIAGISGRSMRRLLEQGLFWERYRPYFRFSEGEMAARRDGILIDHLPAPLKPFIKGALSPQGTRLMTKIGVPRLLAEDNRKLVAGSPLVLAVLLDKREYKPEALSGFYSLFGLGAAVENIWLLVASLGMGIQFISAPMEVPAAWEEIGGLLKVPEELKLMALYRLGYLPEAGTRPSIDWSSRQRKTVAQLACREVWGEAEREAEQRPAPAATSQTRSLP
- the prfB gene encoding peptide chain release factor 2 (programmed frameshift); protein product: MKEQKERLLALRGYLDVAGKRARLEALEPELNNPKLWDDPENARLVSREAARLRRVVGDYSRLEGDIEGLAELLDMASEEEKEELEGEGQAIDATLDALYRETLFSGDYDDAAAIVTVKPGAGGTESSDWAGMLLRMYRRFAERQGFTVEILDVVTNEASGGGVDYAQFIVRGERAFGLLHVEGGVHRLVRVSPFDAQNRRHTSFASVEVMPEIDDAIELAIDPKDVRVDVYRSSGPGGQSVNTTDSAVRVVYKPGSSDEIVVTCQDGKSQIKNREKAMTVLRSRLFEREERKRLDEQMQVRGVQKAIEWGSQIRSYVLDKQYIKDHRSGDMRHDPDNVLDGDIEGLIWSGLEWQAQQGVTA